One region of Estrella lausannensis genomic DNA includes:
- a CDS encoding MlaD family protein, which translates to MIDQTKNFMIGIFVVAAISLIVFIILFIHPTVGNEGRVLRVRFANIDKVNEGTRVTFGGRPVGEVVDIREIIEDPYPRQTHNGIVYVYELTLAVDSSVEVYNTDEVSLRTSGLLGEKSVNITPLPARKDQQVKLITNEVIYANETGSVEETFKEFKEVADKLEEALDEVIQVIHDIKDAHIIPNLGKTIAHIKHISATLDQPNKWGDILDNVTDITTSAKDSWPKIDETINSLADAADNARSMTEDGKEIVATVKNGKGTVGKVVMRDDLYLQISSLLSKGETVMNDINHYGVLFHLDKNWQRIRARRVNLLYTLRSPQEFRNFFNEEVDQIQTSLARVNMILDESGMPCGNPCLIRNLEFSKVFSELLRRTAEIEDNLKLYNTQLNECRVRETELSPCCQPRCCSH; encoded by the coding sequence ATGATTGACCAGACGAAAAATTTCATGATCGGTATCTTTGTCGTCGCTGCAATAAGCCTGATCGTCTTCATCATTCTTTTTATCCATCCCACTGTCGGAAATGAAGGAAGAGTATTGCGCGTGCGCTTTGCCAACATCGACAAGGTCAATGAGGGCACCCGAGTCACATTCGGCGGTAGACCGGTTGGAGAAGTCGTTGACATCCGCGAGATCATCGAAGATCCCTATCCTCGGCAGACTCATAACGGCATCGTGTATGTCTATGAGCTAACACTCGCTGTCGACTCGAGCGTTGAGGTTTATAACACTGACGAGGTGTCTTTAAGAACATCAGGCCTCCTTGGCGAGAAATCTGTTAACATCACTCCCCTGCCGGCCCGAAAAGATCAGCAGGTAAAACTGATCACAAACGAAGTGATCTACGCCAACGAGACGGGAAGCGTCGAAGAGACCTTCAAGGAGTTCAAAGAGGTGGCGGATAAGCTCGAAGAGGCCCTCGACGAGGTGATCCAAGTCATCCACGACATCAAAGACGCCCATATCATCCCCAATCTGGGCAAAACAATCGCCCACATCAAGCACATCAGCGCGACGCTCGACCAGCCCAATAAGTGGGGCGACATCTTGGATAACGTCACCGATATCACGACCAGCGCCAAAGATTCGTGGCCCAAGATCGATGAGACGATCAACTCCCTGGCCGATGCTGCCGATAACGCCCGTTCCATGACGGAGGACGGAAAAGAGATTGTGGCCACCGTTAAGAACGGCAAAGGAACCGTTGGCAAAGTTGTCATGCGAGACGACCTATACCTGCAGATCTCCTCGCTTCTTTCCAAAGGAGAGACGGTCATGAACGACATCAACCACTATGGGGTTCTTTTCCATCTGGATAAAAACTGGCAGCGCATCAGGGCAAGGCGCGTTAACTTGCTCTATACGCTTAGATCTCCCCAGGAGTTCCGCAACTTCTTCAATGAGGAAGTGGATCAGATCCAGACATCGCTCGCCCGCGTCAATATGATACTCGATGAGTCGGGAATGCCTTGCGGCAACCCATGCCTGATTCGCAACCTGGAGTTTTCCAAGGTCTTTTCCGAGCTCCTCCGCAGAACGGCGGAGATCGAAGATAACTTGAAACTCTATAATACTCAGCTAAACGAGTGCCGCGTTCGAGAAACCGAACTGAGTCCTTGCTGCCAGCCACGATGCTGCTCACACTAA
- a CDS encoding YqgE/AlgH family protein yields the protein MENVPYAQIQKGTFLIATPDIEGGIFFRSVVLVCEHNPNGSFGIVINKSLAIDLPEDIINVEELSNPNVQIRAGGPVQTNQMMLLHTSSKIPQQTLEICENVQLGGDLQFLQECIADPSGPSIFLCFGYSGWGAGQLEREFLDGHWFLYPATKKHIFHTPPEKLWQTLLREMGGKYATISMIPEDLSLN from the coding sequence ATGGAAAACGTCCCTTACGCCCAGATTCAGAAAGGAACCTTTCTGATCGCCACACCCGATATTGAAGGCGGCATATTTTTCAGGTCTGTCGTGTTAGTCTGCGAGCACAATCCGAACGGATCGTTCGGAATCGTCATCAACAAATCGCTCGCGATTGACCTGCCGGAAGACATCATCAACGTGGAGGAGCTTTCCAACCCCAATGTCCAGATCAGGGCGGGAGGCCCGGTGCAGACCAACCAGATGATGCTTCTGCATACCTCCTCAAAAATCCCCCAGCAGACTCTCGAAATTTGTGAAAATGTCCAGCTGGGCGGTGACCTGCAGTTTCTCCAAGAGTGCATAGCCGACCCGAGCGGTCCCAGTATCTTTCTTTGCTTCGGTTATTCCGGCTGGGGTGCCGGTCAACTGGAGCGAGAGTTTTTGGATGGCCACTGGTTTTTGTACCCCGCCACTAAAAAGCATATTTTCCATACCCCGCCGGAAAAACTCTGGCAAACTCTTCTTAGAGAGATGGGTGGGAAATACGCGACGATTTCAATGATTCCGGAAGATCTGAGTTTAAATTGA
- the rpsI gene encoding 30S ribosomal protein S9, whose amino-acid sequence MADEYIDTGRRKTAVASVRMRKGTGKVDVNGREFKDYFPLELQRATAMAPLTQNNLEKEFDLVIRVKGGGIEGQATAIRLGIARVLVQLNQDLRHGLKEVGYLTRDSRMKERKKYGQKGARKRFQFSKR is encoded by the coding sequence TTGGCTGACGAATATATAGACACAGGAAGAAGAAAGACTGCCGTAGCATCTGTGCGTATGCGCAAAGGAACCGGCAAAGTCGATGTAAACGGCCGCGAGTTTAAGGATTATTTTCCTCTCGAACTGCAAAGAGCGACAGCAATGGCTCCTCTGACACAGAACAATCTGGAAAAAGAATTTGACCTCGTTATCCGCGTTAAAGGCGGTGGAATCGAAGGTCAGGCCACTGCGATCCGTTTAGGCATCGCCAGGGTGTTGGTTCAGCTCAACCAAGATCTGAGACATGGCCTGAAAGAAGTCGGTTACCTGACTCGCGACTCCAGAATGAAGGAAAGAAAGAAATACGGTCAGAAGGGAGCAAGAAAGCGCTTCCAGTTCTCGAAACGTTAA
- the rplM gene encoding 50S ribosomal protein L13 — protein sequence MTPKKEVAQLQKTHLVKKEGHQHGWLILDAKGKTLGRLAAEISKILRGKHKPSFTPSVDMGDGVIIINAEHVKVTGNKEAQKMYYTHTGFLGGLRETNLRTMRARKPDMIIELAVKGMMPKSRLAKAQMKRLRVFAGEQHAMEAQKPIHVNI from the coding sequence ATGACTCCTAAAAAAGAAGTTGCGCAATTGCAAAAGACGCACCTGGTAAAAAAAGAAGGACATCAACACGGTTGGTTAATTCTTGATGCCAAAGGAAAGACTCTCGGCCGCCTTGCAGCTGAAATCTCAAAAATCCTGAGAGGGAAACACAAACCCTCCTTTACTCCCAGTGTTGACATGGGAGATGGCGTGATCATCATCAACGCCGAACATGTTAAAGTCACTGGAAACAAAGAAGCTCAAAAAATGTACTACACGCACACAGGTTTCTTAGGCGGACTCCGCGAGACCAACCTGCGTACGATGCGTGCAAGAAAACCTGACATGATCATCGAATTGGCAGTCAAAGGGATGATGCCTAAGAGCCGTTTGGCCAAAGCGCAAATGAAGCGTCTCCGCGTGTTCGCTGGCGAACAGCATGCGATGGAAGCGCAAAAGCCAATTCATGTAAACATCTAA
- the miaB gene encoding tRNA (N6-isopentenyl adenosine(37)-C2)-methylthiotransferase MiaB — protein MTDKQAETEVKKFFVKTYGCQMNELDTDVMAGMLRQRGLERTDDENEADLLLFNTCSIRDLAERKAMGKIGKLGKTLKKEAIIGVTGCMANAKKETLFQKLPKIDFVLGTNNIHELNSVLDDVLVKKTKVLKTDAKFEHEIDYLSASRNDKVKAHVSIIRGCDKFCTYCVVPYTRGPEVSRSPESIIEECQMLVDKGYKEISLLGQNVNSYGKDKPEWSCLFHDLLYRVDQIKGLERVRFMTSHPTDITRELMEAVRDLPSLCEFVHFPLQAGSNRILRKMHRMYTKEEYMEKVALFRSIYPEVVLGTDIIVGFPTETDEEFQMTYDALKEIGYGVAFLFEYSPRKGTPAMRFKDDVPAEVKAERHRLLFDLQEEIMSRHRQEMLGTTVEVLVEDVTERDETMLKGRTRCWKNVVFKGPRHLVGTLQNVEVKSFNHHTLLGDLTASIGTSLRVIS, from the coding sequence ATGACAGACAAACAAGCAGAAACTGAAGTAAAGAAATTTTTCGTAAAGACTTACGGATGCCAGATGAACGAACTGGATACCGACGTCATGGCCGGCATGCTCAGGCAGCGCGGCTTAGAGAGAACGGACGATGAAAATGAAGCCGATCTTCTCCTTTTCAACACCTGTTCTATCCGGGATCTTGCCGAACGCAAGGCAATGGGTAAGATAGGTAAACTGGGAAAAACCCTTAAAAAAGAGGCTATTATCGGTGTCACCGGATGCATGGCCAACGCCAAGAAGGAGACCCTGTTCCAAAAACTCCCGAAAATCGACTTTGTGCTCGGTACCAACAACATCCATGAATTAAACAGTGTATTGGATGATGTGTTAGTTAAAAAAACGAAGGTTTTGAAGACCGACGCCAAATTTGAGCATGAGATCGACTATCTCTCAGCCAGCCGCAACGACAAAGTCAAGGCCCATGTTTCCATCATCCGTGGATGCGACAAGTTCTGCACCTATTGCGTCGTCCCCTACACCCGCGGCCCTGAAGTCTCCCGTTCTCCGGAGAGCATCATCGAAGAGTGCCAAATGTTGGTCGATAAGGGATATAAGGAGATATCGCTCCTTGGTCAGAACGTCAACAGCTACGGCAAAGACAAGCCTGAGTGGAGCTGCCTGTTTCATGATTTGCTCTACCGTGTTGACCAGATTAAAGGTCTTGAGCGTGTCAGGTTCATGACAAGCCATCCGACAGACATCACACGAGAGCTGATGGAAGCGGTGAGAGACCTGCCATCCCTTTGTGAATTTGTCCACTTCCCCCTCCAGGCCGGATCCAACCGCATTCTCCGGAAGATGCACAGGATGTACACTAAAGAGGAGTATATGGAAAAAGTGGCTCTTTTCCGCTCGATCTATCCGGAAGTGGTTTTGGGCACAGACATCATCGTAGGGTTCCCGACAGAAACTGACGAAGAGTTTCAGATGACGTATGATGCGCTGAAGGAGATTGGGTACGGAGTTGCCTTCCTCTTTGAGTACAGCCCCCGTAAAGGAACTCCAGCGATGCGCTTCAAAGATGATGTTCCGGCTGAGGTGAAGGCCGAAAGGCATCGTCTCCTCTTTGATCTGCAAGAAGAGATCATGAGCCGCCACCGCCAGGAAATGCTCGGCACGACCGTGGAAGTGTTAGTTGAAGACGTCACCGAACGCGACGAAACGATGCTGAAAGGCCGCACCCGATGCTGGAAAAACGTGGTCTTCAAAGGGCCCAGACACCTGGTCGGCACACTGCAGAACGTGGAGGTGAAGAGCTTTAACCACCACACGCTGCTCGGCGATCTGACCGCCTCTATCGGAACGAGTCTTCGGGTTATTTCTTAA
- a CDS encoding superoxide dismutase family protein, whose product MKKKLLTLMSVFALNPFFPLKAGHTEVFVTLQPVGGSQVSGQVRFSTKNEGVHIYGYIEGLNPGSHGLHIHEKGECPAGDSASVSSPSGGEAGHIADLGNVSADEDGIADFHIETSTISLEGPKSIVGKTLIILEGESAAGGRVACGLIHDQI is encoded by the coding sequence ATGAAAAAGAAATTATTGACGCTCATGAGCGTTTTTGCACTCAATCCCTTTTTTCCCTTGAAAGCCGGTCACACAGAGGTCTTTGTCACACTACAGCCTGTAGGAGGCAGTCAAGTGAGCGGGCAGGTGCGTTTTTCGACTAAAAATGAGGGAGTGCATATTTATGGCTATATCGAAGGGCTTAACCCGGGAAGTCACGGACTGCATATCCATGAGAAAGGGGAGTGCCCAGCAGGCGACAGTGCGTCAGTAAGTTCGCCTAGTGGCGGAGAAGCGGGACATATAGCAGATCTTGGCAATGTCAGTGCCGATGAGGACGGAATAGCCGATTTTCATATCGAGACGAGCACAATCTCCCTCGAAGGCCCCAAGTCCATCGTCGGGAAGACTCTCATCATTTTGGAAGGGGAGAGTGCCGCAGGAGGAAGGGTTGCCTGCGGCTTAATCCATGACCAAATTTAA
- a CDS encoding superoxide dismutase family protein — MIQPAKKRLALTALSMAIATFSLLTGCSEECECPDFKKAKALLEPIDGSNVKGVVTFIEEKRGVKIIADFTGLTPGEHGLIIHESNACSGPGAMDAGRHFNPSKAPHAGPNDSPRHAGDLGNVKADSKGKAHLERLDFVIRLDGPESILGKAIVVHKYRDDYISQPVGNTGAGLACGLIFPTESVPK; from the coding sequence ATGATCCAGCCAGCAAAGAAACGACTCGCCCTGACAGCCCTGTCGATGGCAATAGCTACCTTTTCACTCCTGACAGGCTGCTCCGAAGAGTGCGAATGCCCCGATTTTAAAAAGGCAAAAGCCCTGCTAGAACCTATCGATGGTTCCAATGTAAAGGGCGTTGTCACCTTTATAGAAGAGAAAAGGGGAGTCAAGATCATCGCCGACTTCACCGGGCTAACGCCAGGAGAACATGGGCTGATCATCCATGAGTCCAACGCCTGTTCGGGACCGGGAGCGATGGATGCAGGACGCCATTTCAACCCCTCCAAAGCCCCTCATGCAGGGCCGAATGACAGCCCGCGACATGCCGGCGATCTTGGAAATGTGAAGGCAGATAGCAAAGGAAAGGCCCATCTGGAAAGACTGGACTTCGTGATTCGTCTGGACGGTCCCGAATCGATCTTGGGCAAAGCGATTGTCGTTCATAAATATAGGGATGACTACATCTCCCAGCCGGTTGGAAACACCGGTGCCGGACTGGCCTGCGGCCTCATCTTTCCGACAGAGTCTGTGCCGAAGTGA
- the ligA gene encoding NAD-dependent DNA ligase LigA, whose translation MPTESVTHQEYVDLCKKIWRLNHLYFVEHKPEISDEEFDFLLDKLEQIEKHHPDWVTPDSPTQKVMESVLGQFKEVKHITPMLSLANTYTKEEVEDFLKRVRKLTGHEKNRYSLELKMDGIAVSIHYHNGKLKRGLTRGDGKTGEDITENIRTIRSLPHELKDNSTIEVRGEIYMPHKAFEKLNAHRKEIGEDLFANPRNAAGGSLKLLDSSEVAKRELDIVCYGIAEETLGELKSQGEVLKTLKHLGLPVVSMHGTAESAEDIFTFIDEVEEKRAHLPFAIDGVVVKLDSLGDQKKLGATGKTPRYAIAYKYKAEEAETVLLGITVQVGRTGILTPVAELEPVFLAGSKISRATLHNADEVLRKDIRVGDRVVIEKGGDVIPKVVRAIAESRKEGSQPWHMPSTCPCCASEVEKVPDLVAFRCPNISGCPAQKLQRLLHFVSKGAMDIENIGEKVAEQLMLKGMVDKPSDLYRLTYDDLEKLEGFKDKSIKNLLGAIEKSKETTLDRFIFALGIKYIGQQTAHTLAKRVGSLAQLQWMSHEELTAIEGIGDKVASSIQAFFNSKEHQQEVERLLQSVHPKTIEVAAFKGHPFEGKTFVLTGSLQNYTRDGAGGLIKERGGLIGSSVGKKTDFVLAGADPGSKIDKAKSLNIPVLTEDEFIKML comes from the coding sequence ATGCCAACAGAATCTGTTACTCATCAAGAGTACGTAGATCTTTGTAAGAAAATTTGGAGATTAAATCACCTTTACTTTGTAGAGCATAAACCAGAAATCAGTGATGAGGAATTTGATTTTCTTTTAGATAAGTTAGAACAAATCGAGAAACATCATCCTGACTGGGTGACACCCGATTCTCCAACCCAAAAAGTGATGGAATCTGTATTAGGGCAGTTCAAAGAAGTCAAGCACATCACCCCCATGCTCTCGCTGGCTAACACCTACACCAAAGAAGAAGTGGAGGATTTTCTAAAACGCGTCCGTAAGCTGACAGGTCATGAGAAGAACCGCTATTCCCTGGAGCTGAAGATGGACGGCATCGCCGTCTCGATTCACTACCACAATGGCAAGCTTAAAAGAGGTTTGACAAGGGGCGATGGCAAGACAGGCGAGGATATTACCGAAAACATCCGCACTATCCGTAGCCTTCCGCATGAGCTCAAAGACAATAGTACGATCGAAGTGCGCGGCGAGATCTACATGCCCCACAAAGCCTTCGAAAAACTGAATGCCCATCGCAAAGAAATCGGCGAAGACCTCTTTGCCAATCCCCGCAACGCCGCCGGTGGGTCGTTAAAATTGCTCGATTCATCAGAAGTTGCCAAACGGGAGCTGGACATTGTCTGCTACGGCATCGCGGAAGAGACGCTCGGAGAGCTCAAAAGCCAGGGAGAGGTTTTGAAAACACTGAAGCATCTGGGGCTTCCGGTCGTTTCCATGCACGGCACTGCCGAGAGTGCAGAGGACATTTTCACCTTTATCGATGAGGTAGAGGAAAAGCGGGCGCATCTTCCCTTCGCGATTGACGGTGTTGTCGTCAAGTTAGACAGCCTGGGCGATCAGAAAAAACTCGGCGCCACCGGAAAAACACCCCGCTATGCGATCGCCTACAAGTATAAGGCGGAAGAGGCCGAGACAGTGCTGCTCGGTATCACAGTCCAAGTGGGTAGGACGGGCATTTTGACGCCAGTAGCGGAATTGGAGCCAGTCTTTTTGGCCGGCAGCAAAATTTCAAGAGCCACATTGCACAATGCCGACGAGGTGCTCAGGAAAGATATCCGTGTAGGGGACAGGGTCGTCATTGAAAAAGGGGGCGATGTCATCCCCAAAGTCGTGCGCGCCATCGCGGAAAGTAGGAAAGAGGGGAGTCAACCCTGGCACATGCCCTCGACCTGCCCCTGCTGCGCTTCCGAAGTGGAAAAAGTGCCCGATCTGGTGGCGTTTAGGTGTCCCAATATCTCGGGATGTCCGGCGCAGAAGTTGCAGCGCCTTCTCCATTTTGTTTCCAAAGGAGCCATGGATATCGAGAACATCGGTGAGAAAGTGGCTGAGCAGCTCATGCTAAAGGGCATGGTGGACAAACCCTCTGATCTCTATCGCTTGACTTACGATGACTTGGAAAAGCTAGAGGGCTTTAAAGACAAATCGATCAAAAACCTGCTGGGGGCCATCGAAAAATCCAAAGAGACAACTTTGGATCGATTCATATTCGCGCTCGGCATCAAATACATCGGCCAGCAAACGGCTCATACCCTTGCTAAAAGAGTGGGTTCACTCGCTCAGCTGCAGTGGATGTCCCACGAAGAACTCACCGCAATTGAAGGGATTGGCGACAAGGTAGCCTCCAGTATCCAGGCATTCTTCAACTCGAAGGAGCATCAGCAAGAAGTGGAAAGGCTGCTCCAATCCGTTCACCCGAAGACAATCGAAGTTGCGGCCTTTAAAGGCCACCCCTTTGAGGGTAAGACCTTTGTTTTGACCGGTTCACTGCAAAATTATACCCGTGACGGAGCGGGTGGACTCATCAAAGAGAGGGGAGGACTCATCGGCAGCTCGGTCGGTAAAAAGACAGACTTTGTCTTAGCAGGAGCTGATCCCGGTTCAAAAATCGACAAGGCAAAGAGCTTGAACATCCCCGTTCTGACAGAAGATGAGTTTATAAAAATGCTATAG
- a CDS encoding HNH endonuclease encodes MTRTKAKGIAKKSSSNSPIKQVRKVHSSARIQLFVKAGGRCQFCNNDVMSHHLTQMPGTFGDIAHIVAFKEKGPRGNDLNRPKDINAITNLMLLCLDCHKLIDDFPLNYPRSTLEAIKEEHETRIKTSTEICPEKRSAVLIFTSPIRGQEVSIRNDHIRQAMYPYYPVSSKCTQIDLTSLKGQKETPNFLSLAKTQIKRAVDSLFDVGGEAEKCMHLSVFGIGPMIQLMILGSTLSNKVPACFYQRHRDTEDWTWKNEGQPAKYKLSKIQTGDVKDLVALILSLSGTIPIANLPTLYKENASIYEIKLDEQIPNPMFLRQYADLEAFRSIYIETLRVIADAHGLQKTISVFPAVPAPIAILCGRERLPKVDPKLRVYDFDHTNKGFKFQGIIGD; translated from the coding sequence ATGACAAGAACTAAGGCTAAAGGGATCGCAAAGAAATCTTCATCTAACTCTCCTATCAAGCAAGTGAGAAAGGTGCATTCTTCAGCACGAATCCAGTTATTCGTAAAAGCTGGTGGCAGGTGTCAATTTTGCAATAATGATGTCATGAGCCACCATTTGACTCAGATGCCTGGAACTTTTGGAGATATTGCTCACATTGTTGCCTTCAAAGAAAAAGGCCCTCGTGGAAACGATTTAAATAGACCCAAAGATATTAATGCTATTACCAACCTAATGCTTCTCTGTCTAGACTGCCACAAGTTAATTGATGATTTCCCTCTGAATTATCCTCGTAGCACATTGGAGGCTATTAAAGAAGAACATGAGACCAGAATCAAAACTTCAACAGAGATTTGTCCTGAGAAGCGCAGCGCTGTTCTTATTTTCACATCACCTATAAGAGGACAAGAGGTTTCAATACGTAACGACCATATTCGGCAAGCAATGTATCCATATTATCCTGTCTCATCGAAATGTACGCAAATTGATTTAACAAGTCTGAAAGGCCAGAAAGAAACTCCTAATTTCTTATCGTTGGCAAAAACTCAAATCAAACGAGCTGTAGATTCTCTATTCGATGTAGGAGGAGAAGCTGAAAAATGCATGCACCTATCGGTCTTTGGAATAGGGCCAATGATACAATTGATGATTCTTGGCTCAACATTGAGTAATAAAGTGCCAGCCTGCTTTTATCAAAGACATCGAGATACAGAAGATTGGACCTGGAAAAATGAGGGACAACCTGCAAAATATAAACTTTCGAAAATCCAAACAGGAGACGTCAAGGATCTTGTGGCCTTAATACTATCCCTGAGTGGAACTATTCCCATTGCAAATCTTCCCACACTTTACAAAGAGAATGCGTCAATTTATGAAATCAAATTGGACGAACAAATTCCAAATCCAATGTTTTTAAGACAGTATGCTGATCTCGAAGCGTTTAGATCTATCTATATTGAGACTCTAAGGGTTATTGCGGATGCTCATGGCTTACAGAAGACTATTTCGGTTTTCCCAGCGGTACCCGCACCAATTGCAATTTTGTGCGGAAGAGAAAGACTCCCAAAAGTAGATCCAAAACTTCGCGTTTATGATTTTGATCACACCAATAAAGGGTTTAAATTCCAGGGAATTATTGGTGACTAA
- a CDS encoding nucleotidyltransferase has translation MNEYLNAVLESQKITQNEIKNLNYLAQTIKKQISILEGHPQFFIGGSFGKQTMIRSRYDLDLLVYWPSSAKQYSIKDLYIAVGDILQQYYRPVNSKNVCWEIPFNGGFHIDVVPGRALDSNFNEANLHRNDTGTTLKTSLKAQVDFVANCGRVPIIKLLKLWRVKKQVPFKKSFLLEIMAINGCEGKGYNDYQDQFFTALRYIRDNILTCKIQDPANSNNFLTDDLTPEARIKIRDAAELAISARLWDHIFK, from the coding sequence ATGAATGAATATCTTAATGCCGTTTTAGAATCCCAAAAAATAACACAGAACGAAATTAAAAATTTAAATTATCTAGCACAAACGATTAAAAAGCAGATTTCTATATTAGAAGGACATCCGCAATTTTTTATTGGGGGGTCGTTTGGCAAACAAACAATGATTCGATCTCGATATGATTTAGACCTGCTCGTTTATTGGCCTAGTTCAGCTAAACAATATTCTATCAAAGATCTATACATCGCCGTTGGGGATATCCTACAGCAATATTATCGTCCTGTAAATTCAAAAAACGTTTGTTGGGAAATACCGTTCAACGGAGGATTTCATATTGATGTCGTCCCTGGGCGAGCTTTAGACTCAAACTTCAATGAAGCAAATCTTCATCGCAATGACACAGGAACAACACTTAAAACAAGTTTGAAAGCACAAGTGGATTTTGTTGCAAACTGTGGTAGAGTCCCGATTATTAAATTGTTGAAACTCTGGAGGGTGAAAAAGCAAGTTCCCTTTAAAAAATCTTTCCTACTAGAAATCATGGCAATTAATGGATGTGAGGGAAAAGGCTATAACGACTATCAAGATCAGTTTTTTACAGCTCTCAGGTATATTCGAGATAATATTCTTACATGTAAGATTCAAGATCCAGCCAATAGCAACAATTTTCTTACAGACGATCTTACCCCTGAAGCACGGATAAAGATTAGAGATGCGGCAGAGCTAGCAATTTCTGCACGATTATGGGACCATATTTTCAAATAG
- a CDS encoding ankyrin repeat domain-containing protein, with the protein MKKYLLSFVICLLAINFALHATHLDYEDIKKIENCISNDKSWHPLNYAIEINDYETGLIICKHSDNVNVVDDGFNPINRILHKASKTVSLNKPAETRPKLGEEKLKLIWAILKKGINVNYTPSNYGIPPHSATSSSSFTYICFLGLEDLFHEFVKRGVNLNQCKGAPLVAAIKAGQMKIIQNLLEEGANANFIALRQAVISENFEAVNILVQFGANINEGNLLMTAICQNKKLGNYLKGIQMLKFLLELGANPNAIAPGTNDPVIKVVLKMPSDTIEQRAYKVDVINILIEHGASIH; encoded by the coding sequence GTGAAAAAGTATTTGTTGTCTTTTGTCATATGCTTATTAGCAATAAATTTCGCTTTGCATGCGACGCATCTTGATTACGAAGATATAAAAAAGATAGAAAATTGCATATCGAATGATAAAAGTTGGCACCCTTTAAACTATGCAATAGAAATTAATGATTACGAAACCGGATTAATTATTTGCAAACATTCGGACAACGTAAATGTTGTTGATGATGGTTTTAATCCTATCAATAGGATACTCCATAAAGCTAGTAAAACAGTCAGTTTAAATAAACCTGCAGAAACCCGCCCAAAATTAGGCGAAGAAAAACTGAAGTTAATATGGGCTATACTTAAAAAGGGAATTAACGTTAATTACACCCCATCAAACTACGGTATTCCCCCACATTCTGCTACCTCATCAAGTTCATTTACCTATATATGTTTTTTAGGGCTTGAAGATCTATTCCATGAGTTCGTTAAAAGAGGAGTTAATTTAAACCAGTGCAAAGGTGCTCCTTTAGTTGCAGCGATTAAGGCTGGGCAGATGAAAATAATTCAAAATCTACTCGAGGAAGGAGCAAATGCAAATTTTATAGCATTGAGACAGGCAGTTATCTCTGAAAACTTCGAGGCTGTCAATATATTAGTTCAATTTGGTGCTAACATCAATGAAGGAAATTTATTAATGACTGCCATTTGTCAAAATAAAAAATTAGGAAACTATCTAAAGGGGATTCAAATGCTAAAATTCTTGCTTGAGCTTGGCGCTAACCCCAATGCAATAGCACCTGGAACTAATGATCCTGTTATAAAAGTTGTTTTGAAAATGCCTTCTGACACTATAGAACAGAGGGCATATAAAGTGGATGTTATTAATATATTAATAGAGCACGGAGCATCTATACATTAG